The window CTTTctcagtcttttgttgctcctgtccCAACTTGTGTGAAACATGTTGCTGACATCTTACTCTGAATAATGAACTCTGAATGAGGTTGAAGAggtaaaacatgaaacatgttgcCTTTTACTGTTTTCCGCTGAGTATACGATAAAAATTATGATAtgcaaattatcacattttgtttcttttatgtttttcacaGCGTCACCAACtttttttggaatcagggttaTACATGTGATTATGTGAGGTCtatatttctttaattttaaaacaagtcattttacATAACTGGTGGAAGAATCCTCTACATAATTGCTGAATGAATAATATGTTTGATTGACAAAACTGTGGTATGGTGCAGGGGTTGTGCAACAAAGCTGTTTGTGAATACTAAAGTAGCCAGTTTTTAAATATCCAAAATGGAAtatcacatttgttttaatcaaaAAGCACTAATGTATCTTGCAATTTTATCAATTCACAGTCAGAATTTCTCCACTGTGGAAAACATTTCAGCAGTGGAAGCATCATCTCAGGAAAACATGTCAACAGGTGAATATTCAATTTGGTAATTGTAAAATGTATGTGATAATTGAAAAAATTTATATAAGCATGGTTGTAATTATAATACCtcattgtaaatgtaaaatgtatcttttctcCAGATGTCTCAAAACATGGGGAGAAAATGGACATGAAGGCCAAGCTGATCTCTGATGGTCAGTCAGGGAAGTCAGAGGAAGACGGGCAGAAATTATTGGTGAGTAAAAAAACTATCCAAAACCAACCAAGACCTAGACCTTCTAGATTCAAACAGTGTTTATGAGAaccttatttttcctctgagaacagcttgtttatttagttacggaaaaacatatttcttaGTGTGTATTGTGACCTCATTAATATATtcgtaaaaataaaaattctgagATTAGAagtattctccaaaactacatagtacaTCTTTAAAGGCAATTCAACACATTTTTGGATGCCACACAATCGTAAGCATGATATTATACTGTATACTCAAAAAATTATTGTGACTCACAAGTTAATTGAGATTATctaattgtttttaaatcctAAATCTTTCCAAacttaatttgatttgatacaTTAATGAGAGCTAAATGGGGTGTCTATGAGGTACAGGGGAAACAGAAAACTAAATATGAGCCCTGGTGCACTTTCTGAGAGTCTCACATGACCTTGTAAGTAGCACCAGCGTAACATAATGTACTGTGCAACTTAAGGACACTCAGTGCCTGCATTGCACCTCCCTAGTGTCTCATATTTTGTCATACGTACTATTTTGAGACTATTTTTATCATTCATCCCTTTATATTTAATCAAAAATGCAGTCAAGGACACTATTTAATCCAAACATGTTCCTGTGTCACATGCAACTTTAAATGTCACCCTACTCCCTTTTCTTAAAACCAGCCTAACTATTCTGTTAGCAGACTGAAATGAATTTATCCCTGTTGTTGATGGACAGGCCGAGAACCGACGGAACTGCAATCGGAGAAATCGCAGAAGAGCTGCACGGCTGGCTCGGGTGAGGGACCTCTTTGCCCAAAGAGGTGGAGGGGCGAATGGCACTGAAAGAGATGAATCGCCTCCAGAAGCAAATCGGGCACCTCAAGAAGAAACTGTAAAGGAGAAGCAGTCAGATATGCAATCATTTTCTGAGGCTATTAGCAAATCAGAAGCTTTTCCACTTGTTTCTGAATCATGCAGGGAACCCATCTGTGATGTTCCAAATGATACGTCACCAGCACATGACTTCACATCTAACAGTGAGCCAGGGAAATCTGAGAGCATCAATGTGGCTGACTCAGCCACATTAACAGGAGGTGAGAGTGTCACAGATATCCCAGACAACAGCTTGCACTCAAATGAtgatcctgctgctgcagagcaccAACGTATCAACAAGTCTGTCTCAAAAGCTGAGAAAAGCAGTCAGAAGCAAGGCACAAGTCACGATTGTACATCCAACACTGCAGCTGAACCAGCTGACAGTCTTATTTCAGCACTGAGCACTGAGAGTCTTGTTAGCAAgagcagcagcttcacattTGGAACCGTGGTGGCTCCGCTGTATCATCAGGTGTCTGGCAAAGTGGGAAGTGAAAGTCAGAGCGTAGGTGATTGGGGGAATCCGGTCCAGGCTACACTGAATGTTGGAGACTTAACTCATGCTGAAAGAAGAGACACCAGCTGCACTGTTCAAACAAGTGCTCACAGAGTTCAAGTACATGTGGTTAAGACTGAAGAATCAAAGCAAGAATCCTTAGATGCCACTCTGAAGAATCCTCCTgctgaagaagatgaaaaaagtTTGAGTATGACAGCAAATGACGCCCGGAACCATGCAGAAActcaaaaaaaacattcaggagaCACAGTAATAAGTCCACACACTGTGAACACTTTAAATGCAGAACTGTCAAATCCACAAAAACCCACAGAGAGTTTACATCTCCAGGGAGAAGCACAGGAAGACAATTCAACCCATGACCTCCGAAGCCAAACCACAGCAGAAACAGCACAGGCTCAACTGTTGGAGCATATGTGTACACAAACTACTACTAAAACCACAACTAAAACTAATCCAGATGACAGTTGtgcacaaagtgaaacagaggatTTCATGGCCAGTCCAGAAACCTCATTTATACCACTCAACAGCTATGAGTGTGTGGATGAGTCCAACAAAGACATAACAAATGAAATTTGCAGCACAATAATTGAATCAACAAACAACGGCATGTCAGAGGAGGATAAACTATTGGAAGCTTTACATGAATTGAGTCCTAAACACATCAATAATTCATGTACTAAAGAAACTGAGAGTAGCTATGTTTCTTGTTTTGAAATTTTGGAGGAAACAGATGTCACACCTCAGATGTCTCTTGAAAATCACAAAGAAACTAATGATgtggaagaagaaaatgaagaggagatgaagagtAACTATCACAGGGGCGCTGACACGTTGGTGCAGCTCAAAGATGAAGACActttaaaagataaagaaatgaTTGTTTCAGAAGAAATGGAGGCTGCTGTCTTAAAACAGGAGGATATTTGTTTAGCAGACACTGCTGAGGTAAAAAACTGGGAAATGATGGTTGAAGAAGAGGAGACGAACATATTaactgatgaagaggagagtgtgGCAATAAGTTCAAAGGCAGAGGATGCTGAAAAGGTGGATAAAGACCGAGGACAACAGCTGGATGACACAGGGAAAGAGACAGCATTAGAAAATAGAGATATAACAGAGACagacaacaagaaaaaagaggCAATGGTGATGAAGATTACAGGTGCAAGGGCAAAAGAGAACAAGGCTGAAGATGCAGATGCTTCAGGGGACAAACATTGGATTGGAGAGGAACGGATTGTGGAGATTGTGACAGGGAAAGATGACGAAGCATTTGAGAAGGAATTAAAATATGTTCAAGCCAAAATGACAGCTGGAGAGGAAGAGCTAGCCGAGGAGACTGAGTTAGACAAAAGAGAGGAACAAGACAATGCAGAGTTTGAGAACGAAGAACTCTTTGCAGAGATGGAAGAGGTCAGTATTGAAAGGATAAATGTtcaaggagaagaggagaaagagggggaaggGGAAGTTGATGTAGACTTGAATGATGATGGTGTGGAATGGGAGGATCACGTTAAACCAAGAGAGGAGAATCCAGAGTACCACGAGGACAATCTGTTTCATGAAATGTCAAGGATGGAAGATGCAGGGTTAGAGAGCATTACAAAAGGAGATGGTGAAAAGAGATTAGACGAAATACAACATAAGGATGATAATGGTTTATATGCTCTGGATTCTGTGCAGGACAAgagaaaaaatgacaaagacagtACAGGAGAAACAGGAGGGCAAAATGCACACATCCCAACTGAAATGGATTTTTGCAAAGAGGGAGCTTTTCAGAGCAACGAGAATGTTACACAAGACCTCTTCAAATCCATGAGAGATGAGAGTgaatctgctgctgcagagggaggTTCGAGCTTTTTAGCAGATGAACCTGAAAGTGACCAATTCGGCCACAACAGTGCATCAGAGTCTGACTCAGACGATGAGGTGGAGTTGTACATGCACTGCCTGAGAGCTGTTCACACCGGAGAACAGGCCCAAAAAGATAGGAACAAAGAAACAAGCGTCAGTGGGGGCAGAAGGCCGTCTGTCAGCAGAAACAAACTGCTGTCTTCACCCATGCCATCCATCAGTGAGTCTCTGGATGAAGAACCAAACCTCAGCTGCCTTCAGGACAATGATGAAGACATGGAGACAGCAGACTTCCAACCCACTGCTGTAGCTCTGCTACCGTCAAGTGAGGAACAGGAGAGAATCAACAGAAACGTTTCATGGTGGAAAGAGACTTTTTCCTGCAGCAGTATCTCAAAAACATTGTTGTGCACCACCTTACTAGTGGTATTTGCAGTTGTGGCCTTCCATTATGATTTTCTTGCCTGTTTTGGGCTGTACCTGATATCAGTGATTTGGCTTTGCCGTCAGGGTGAGAGGCAGCCAGcgaaaaacaacagcaggatAGGTTGAATTGAACGGTAAAAGTCTGGTTTGTTTGAGGTATGGTTTAATGTGGACTTCTGAGGTGTTTATGAGTTATGAAAGCCACAGAATTTAAAAACTCTCTCTTTTTGCTACTATCATAATATCATACGATACATCCTGTCACCTGAACACACTACAGCAATGGATAATAAAGGGCACTGATTTAAAGCCAGTATGACACATATCAGAATAAATGCTGTATATTCCCTATGGGAGGATGTTAACTCCCTGTTGCCAAGAGTATGAACCAATTTCCTTTATGCTGTACTGTACATAAAGCTTTACGTCAAATTCTGACAACAGGCGGCGGACCACTGCTCACTGATCATTTCTGCAGAGTGTTAGACCATTTATTGAGGTGTAAATGA is drawn from Sparus aurata chromosome 8, fSpaAur1.1, whole genome shotgun sequence and contains these coding sequences:
- the ppp1r3ab gene encoding protein phosphatase 1 regulatory subunit 3A — protein: MESVGQPRFLGACSLLGVPVLSTPDLDVDDEDGEVVIGIRPKCSPLPRRRSSVSDEDWEPEPTLSGSRRVSFADAKGLSLVQVKEFDCWDVPKLPGYDSTESEGKDAEEYFLSPLNFSLTLSTEELFIKVREQKMELESIRLLPGTTILKGMIRVLNISFDKTVYIRTTLDSWSTHFDLLAEYIPGSSDSLTDCFSFKLTLVPPFGEQGARVDFCLRYETPVGTFWANNNNKNYVLFCHQRVKERKEKTQLENANRKSCLKAVSQNFSTVENISAVEASSQENMSTDVSKHGEKMDMKAKLISDGQSGKSEEDGQKLLAENRRNCNRRNRRRAARLARVRDLFAQRGGGANGTERDESPPEANRAPQEETVKEKQSDMQSFSEAISKSEAFPLVSESCREPICDVPNDTSPAHDFTSNSEPGKSESINVADSATLTGGESVTDIPDNSLHSNDDPAAAEHQRINKSVSKAEKSSQKQGTSHDCTSNTAAEPADSLISALSTESLVSKSSSFTFGTVVAPLYHQVSGKVGSESQSVGDWGNPVQATLNVGDLTHAERRDTSCTVQTSAHRVQVHVVKTEESKQESLDATLKNPPAEEDEKSLSMTANDARNHAETQKKHSGDTVISPHTVNTLNAELSNPQKPTESLHLQGEAQEDNSTHDLRSQTTAETAQAQLLEHMCTQTTTKTTTKTNPDDSCAQSETEDFMASPETSFIPLNSYECVDESNKDITNEICSTIIESTNNGMSEEDKLLEALHELSPKHINNSCTKETESSYVSCFEILEETDVTPQMSLENHKETNDVEEENEEEMKSNYHRGADTLVQLKDEDTLKDKEMIVSEEMEAAVLKQEDICLADTAEVKNWEMMVEEEETNILTDEEESVAISSKAEDAEKVDKDRGQQLDDTGKETALENRDITETDNKKKEAMVMKITGARAKENKAEDADASGDKHWIGEERIVEIVTGKDDEAFEKELKYVQAKMTAGEEELAEETELDKREEQDNAEFENEELFAEMEEVSIERINVQGEEEKEGEGEVDVDLNDDGVEWEDHVKPREENPEYHEDNLFHEMSRMEDAGLESITKGDGEKRLDEIQHKDDNGLYALDSVQDKRKNDKDSTGETGGQNAHIPTEMDFCKEGAFQSNENVTQDLFKSMRDESESAAAEGGSSFLADEPESDQFGHNSASESDSDDEVELYMHCLRAVHTGEQAQKDRNKETSVSGGRRPSVSRNKLLSSPMPSISESLDEEPNLSCLQDNDEDMETADFQPTAVALLPSSEEQERINRNVSWWKETFSCSSISKTLLCTTLLVVFAVVAFHYDFLACFGLYLISVIWLCRQGERQPAKNNSRIG